From Synoicihabitans lomoniglobus, the proteins below share one genomic window:
- a CDS encoding M13 family metallopeptidase: MQLNRPWALVALIALPLVLAAEETELIPLNFTVDHMDRSVSPKEDFYRYANGAWLDATEIPADKSRWGAFDGLAENNWRRIHNLLEEIARTTAAPGTNLQKVGDFYRTAMDTAAIETAGISPLLPEFARIATIDDLAGLARYVAEAHQGIGSPLFGSYPYADQRNNEDVIFQMVQGGLSLPTRDYYFEEQHAKYLPLFVDHMTRMFELAGTPTAQARADAETVLALETKLAANSKSVAAMRDPIENYHKMPIADAAALMPNFPLNVYLKTIGLPDTETEIDVKQTEFYAGLSELLGSESLADWKTYLHWHALTSAAPHLASEFDDENFRFFSKELSGTPEQESRWQRAARRVDRNIGFALGEIYVAKYFPPAVRDRLESMVTMMQDVLKDRINGLDWMSAETKIKAQEKLSTFRVVVGYPPEWRDYSALEISGEDYFANVMRGARFDSARSMAKLSKPFDKTEWLRTPQQVNAYYQPSAGQLVFLAGILQPPYFDPEMDDAVNFGAICGVIGHEITHGFDDKGRNYDAHGNLADWWTEDDATKFSARAQKLIDQYNDYEVLPGVFVKGDQTLGENIADLGGVSIAFEALQRSLANKRVGLIDGLTPNERFFLSWSQIWHTKYREDRLKRSVASDVHSPGMVRSIGPLVNVPEFFETFDIQPGDPMWRAPEDRAKIW; encoded by the coding sequence ATGCAACTGAATCGACCCTGGGCGCTTGTCGCCCTCATCGCTCTGCCCTTGGTCCTCGCGGCCGAGGAGACCGAGCTCATCCCCCTCAACTTCACCGTCGACCACATGGATCGCTCGGTCAGTCCCAAGGAGGACTTTTACCGCTACGCCAACGGCGCGTGGCTCGACGCCACCGAAATCCCCGCCGACAAATCCCGCTGGGGAGCTTTTGACGGTCTCGCCGAAAACAACTGGCGACGGATTCACAATCTGCTCGAAGAAATCGCCCGCACCACCGCCGCTCCAGGAACCAACCTGCAAAAGGTGGGCGACTTTTATCGCACCGCCATGGACACGGCGGCGATCGAAACCGCCGGCATCTCCCCCCTCCTCCCGGAATTCGCCCGCATCGCCACGATCGACGACTTGGCAGGCCTCGCCCGTTACGTCGCCGAGGCGCATCAGGGCATCGGCTCGCCGCTCTTTGGCAGTTACCCGTATGCCGACCAACGCAACAACGAGGATGTCATCTTTCAAATGGTGCAGGGCGGACTCAGTCTGCCGACCCGGGATTACTATTTCGAAGAGCAACACGCCAAATACCTGCCCCTGTTCGTCGACCACATGACGCGCATGTTTGAGCTCGCCGGCACGCCGACCGCCCAAGCCCGCGCCGACGCCGAAACCGTTCTCGCTCTCGAAACCAAGCTCGCCGCGAACTCCAAATCCGTCGCCGCGATGCGCGATCCGATCGAGAACTACCACAAGATGCCGATCGCGGACGCCGCCGCCCTCATGCCCAATTTCCCGCTCAACGTGTATCTCAAGACCATCGGCTTACCCGACACGGAAACCGAAATCGATGTGAAGCAGACCGAGTTTTACGCCGGACTCAGTGAATTGCTCGGGTCCGAGTCCCTCGCCGATTGGAAAACCTACCTGCACTGGCACGCCCTCACCTCGGCCGCCCCCCATTTGGCGAGCGAGTTCGATGACGAAAACTTTCGCTTCTTCTCCAAAGAGCTCAGCGGCACCCCCGAACAGGAATCGCGCTGGCAACGCGCCGCGCGCCGCGTCGATCGCAACATCGGCTTCGCCCTCGGTGAAATCTATGTCGCCAAGTATTTCCCGCCCGCCGTGCGCGATCGCCTCGAGAGTATGGTCACCATGATGCAGGACGTCCTCAAAGATCGCATCAATGGACTCGATTGGATGAGTGCCGAAACCAAGATCAAGGCGCAGGAGAAACTCTCCACCTTCCGGGTCGTCGTGGGCTATCCGCCCGAGTGGCGCGATTACTCCGCGCTCGAAATCAGTGGCGAGGATTACTTCGCCAATGTCATGCGTGGCGCCCGGTTTGATTCCGCTCGCAGCATGGCCAAGCTCAGCAAGCCTTTCGATAAAACCGAGTGGTTGCGCACGCCGCAGCAGGTCAACGCCTACTATCAACCGTCCGCCGGCCAGCTCGTGTTTCTCGCGGGCATCCTGCAGCCGCCTTACTTCGACCCCGAGATGGACGACGCCGTCAACTTCGGCGCCATCTGCGGCGTGATCGGCCACGAGATCACACACGGCTTCGATGACAAAGGCCGCAACTACGACGCCCACGGCAATCTCGCCGACTGGTGGACCGAAGACGACGCCACCAAGTTCAGCGCCCGCGCCCAGAAGTTGATCGACCAATACAACGACTACGAGGTCCTCCCCGGCGTCTTCGTCAAAGGCGACCAAACCCTCGGCGAAAACATCGCCGACCTCGGCGGCGTTTCCATCGCCTTCGAAGCCCTGCAACGCTCCCTCGCTAACAAGCGCGTCGGGCTCATCGACGGACTCACGCCCAACGAGCGGTTCTTCCTTTCGTGGTCGCAGATTTGGCACACCAAATACCGCGAAGACCGCCTCAAGCGCTCCGTCGCGTCCGACGTCCACTCGCCCGGCATGGTTCGCTCCATCGGTCCGCTGGTCAACGTGCCAGAGTTCTTCGAAACCTTCGACATCCAACCCGGCGATCCGATGTGGCGTGCGCCCGAAGATCGCGCCAAGATCTGGTAA
- a CDS encoding TonB-dependent receptor plug domain-containing protein, translated as MVSPVPNYPSPAGLHRRAIWCWLVLLALGSGLGATPLPFNIPAQSADRALADFTQQSKSRLLYNPNELQDAESTAVFGELEPADALTRLLRDTGFGARLRDDHFIITRIPRPLSALVGRIATANSEPLVGTRVIIPELRRVAVTNRHGEFRFDDINPGSYLVIASRDGFHPLHINDVNVTANDRTYLRTAILLPAGGTTQLEPVIVEGRLNRRGPLDPGPTIWGPRQAGGNLDLNRTANDVLPFIIYDRDRITRSGVVNLNEFLRRELLDTDATSLPPEQSLNNSSHFSTGSSNLSLRGFATDETVVLVNGRRLPEVLTAGSGPQAPDVNFIPLSLVQQVQVLPASASALYSGNAVGGVINILLRPDNLQTVTEVTATYTDATEGYSAPNSSMSLLHSQSLLDGKISLRLNANFVETTPATESELKFVRDNATTSVPDKDELYRATPNVRLNGAGSLFPDSSTRVTSVAPGADGTGGLAAFADRAGHRNYDLYDSPGTLASANNGVDLPYGRHESRELFFASALYKASDWFELAFDAAYSSTVINRGFDVFRADLFLARDNPLNPFDRNVNVSLFDTPVELGQDYNEAILDFYSLVGSALMTLPWDFKMAIDLQYAHSATRYRGVEDWNRGRWQDLVDRGDYNPLRDTQVFGPPQAYYDEVLIYAGGRGQFVTVGDYETLDGAFRLTHDALHLPTGNSVFNIGADYRIATLKDYEGNFRYGDGTLARPPERWQGRTLERVSVFTELQAPLFPRSRLPSWINAIETDLATRFVIADTSAETNIAPTLGLKMALANGVTVRGSFTTSNRFPTPLMSQQLGNGISTGGGVNLQTIKDPRRNDEEYDIEVRSRTNPDLQSESSITQTVGIIFETGERNRIRASLDFFDTQKTNEIVGLNDSVAVLNLEEYFPELVQRAPRAPGDPFAAGRVDKLFTTARNLAGRHSQNWMATFDFARSDVFGGTFDLRSRVVYFERFDREIYPDDPKIDEIRDPSGSAAGLLEYRATFGGGWSNAHFAMGLDGQYFHSRRLPETEWAEQGARTIDPYWQTDFYTQADLGHWLLPADSRYGLKGQLRINNVFKNSYPYYGYVATGVQPYGDWRGRTFSLSITAEF; from the coding sequence ATGGTGTCCCCAGTCCCTAATTACCCCTCGCCCGCCGGTCTCCACCGTCGGGCCATTTGGTGTTGGTTGGTTTTACTCGCCTTGGGCTCGGGGTTGGGGGCGACTCCCTTACCATTCAATATTCCCGCGCAATCGGCCGATCGCGCTCTCGCGGATTTCACGCAACAATCCAAGTCCCGACTGCTCTACAATCCCAACGAGCTGCAGGATGCCGAATCGACCGCCGTGTTCGGCGAACTGGAACCCGCCGATGCGTTGACCCGGCTCCTCCGCGACACCGGTTTCGGCGCCCGCCTCCGGGACGATCATTTTATCATCACCCGTATTCCGCGGCCGCTCAGTGCATTGGTGGGACGTATTGCAACAGCCAACAGCGAACCGCTCGTCGGCACGCGCGTCATCATTCCCGAACTTCGTCGCGTCGCCGTCACCAACCGCCACGGGGAGTTTCGTTTCGATGACATCAACCCGGGGTCGTATCTCGTGATCGCCAGCCGCGACGGTTTTCACCCCTTGCACATCAACGACGTCAACGTCACGGCCAATGACCGCACCTATCTGCGGACCGCCATCCTCCTTCCGGCCGGAGGCACCACCCAGTTGGAACCGGTCATCGTCGAAGGCCGCCTCAATCGCCGCGGTCCGCTCGATCCCGGTCCCACCATTTGGGGGCCCCGCCAGGCCGGCGGCAACCTCGACCTCAACCGCACCGCCAACGATGTGCTGCCCTTCATCATCTACGACCGCGATCGCATCACGCGCAGCGGGGTGGTGAACCTGAACGAGTTTCTGCGTCGCGAATTACTGGATACGGACGCCACCTCCCTGCCTCCCGAGCAAAGTCTCAACAACTCGAGCCACTTCAGCACCGGCAGCTCCAATCTCTCCCTGCGGGGTTTCGCCACGGATGAAACCGTGGTGTTGGTCAACGGACGCCGTCTCCCCGAGGTGCTCACCGCCGGCTCGGGCCCCCAGGCCCCCGACGTCAATTTTATCCCGCTGAGTTTGGTGCAACAGGTGCAGGTCCTGCCCGCATCGGCCTCCGCCCTGTATAGCGGCAACGCCGTGGGCGGCGTCATCAATATCCTGCTGCGCCCCGACAACCTGCAAACCGTCACCGAGGTCACCGCCACCTACACCGATGCGACCGAGGGCTACAGCGCGCCGAATTCCTCCATGTCGCTCCTGCACAGCCAATCCCTGCTCGACGGAAAAATCAGTCTGCGGCTCAACGCCAACTTCGTCGAGACCACCCCGGCCACGGAGTCCGAGCTGAAATTTGTGCGCGACAACGCCACCACATCCGTGCCGGACAAGGACGAACTTTATCGCGCCACGCCCAACGTGCGGCTCAACGGCGCAGGTTCCCTGTTTCCCGACTCGTCCACCCGGGTCACTTCCGTGGCGCCGGGCGCCGACGGCACCGGCGGGTTGGCGGCGTTCGCGGACCGAGCCGGCCACCGCAACTACGATTTGTATGATTCCCCCGGCACCCTCGCCAGTGCGAACAACGGCGTCGATCTACCCTACGGTCGCCACGAAAGCCGGGAGTTGTTCTTCGCGTCAGCACTCTACAAGGCCAGCGATTGGTTCGAACTGGCCTTCGATGCCGCCTACTCGTCGACCGTTATCAACCGCGGTTTCGATGTGTTCCGGGCCGATCTGTTTCTGGCGCGCGACAACCCGCTCAATCCGTTTGATCGGAATGTGAACGTCTCGCTGTTCGATACCCCGGTCGAGCTGGGTCAGGACTACAACGAGGCCATCTTGGATTTCTACTCTTTGGTCGGCAGCGCGCTCATGACCTTGCCCTGGGATTTCAAGATGGCGATCGACCTGCAATATGCCCACAGCGCCACCCGCTACCGCGGCGTCGAAGATTGGAACCGGGGCCGCTGGCAGGATCTCGTCGATCGGGGCGACTACAACCCGCTGCGGGACACGCAAGTTTTCGGTCCACCGCAAGCCTACTACGATGAGGTGCTGATCTACGCCGGTGGTCGGGGCCAGTTTGTGACGGTGGGCGATTATGAGACGCTCGATGGCGCTTTCCGCCTCACCCACGACGCGCTTCATCTCCCCACCGGCAATAGTGTGTTCAACATCGGGGCCGACTATCGCATCGCCACGCTGAAAGACTACGAGGGCAACTTTCGTTATGGTGACGGCACGCTCGCCCGCCCCCCGGAACGCTGGCAAGGGCGCACGCTGGAGCGGGTCAGTGTCTTCACCGAATTGCAGGCCCCTCTGTTTCCCCGCTCCCGACTACCGTCGTGGATCAACGCCATCGAAACCGATTTGGCGACGCGCTTCGTCATCGCCGACACCTCGGCCGAAACCAACATCGCCCCCACCCTGGGCTTGAAGATGGCGCTGGCCAACGGCGTGACGGTGCGGGGCAGTTTCACGACGTCGAATCGCTTTCCCACCCCGCTGATGAGTCAGCAGCTCGGCAATGGCATCAGCACCGGCGGCGGCGTGAATCTCCAAACCATCAAAGACCCCCGGCGCAACGACGAGGAATACGACATCGAAGTCCGCTCCCGCACCAACCCGGACCTGCAGAGCGAATCATCGATCACGCAGACGGTCGGCATCATTTTTGAAACCGGGGAACGCAATCGCATCCGCGCGTCCCTCGATTTTTTCGACACCCAAAAAACGAACGAAATCGTCGGCCTCAACGACAGCGTCGCCGTGTTGAATCTGGAGGAATACTTCCCCGAATTGGTGCAGCGTGCTCCCCGCGCCCCCGGCGATCCGTTTGCCGCCGGGCGGGTCGACAAGCTCTTCACCACCGCCCGCAACCTCGCCGGCCGCCATTCGCAGAACTGGATGGCCACGTTCGACTTTGCGCGCAGTGACGTGTTTGGCGGCACGTTCGACCTGCGCAGCCGGGTGGTGTATTTTGAACGCTTCGATCGGGAGATTTATCCGGATGATCCGAAGATCGATGAGATTCGCGACCCCAGCGGTTCCGCCGCCGGCTTGCTGGAATATCGGGCCACCTTTGGCGGCGGTTGGTCCAACGCTCATTTTGCCATGGGGCTGGACGGACAGTATTTCCACTCCCGCCGCCTGCCCGAGACCGAATGGGCCGAACAGGGCGCACGCACGATCGATCCCTATTGGCAGACCGACTTTTATACCCAGGCCGACCTCGGCCACTGGTTGCTCCCCGCCGATTCCCGCTACGGGCTCAAAGGGCAGCTGCGCATCAACAACGTGTTCAAGAACAGCTACCCGTATTACGGCTACGTTGCGACCGGCGTGCAGCCTTACGGCGATTGGCGCGGACGGACGTTTTCGCTCTCGATCACCGCCGAGTTTTGA
- a CDS encoding RNA polymerase sigma factor produces the protein MKNPSDMPPDEETKPPTPDGDFTRLYKSTLSPLRRYLGRLLGNHAEAEEIAHDAYARIYRQPAHKPEALLYTTARRLAINRLKRRDISPIAPTDAPLETAAAQSPDVTRQVMARQELEMLREAINELPTGCRNVLLLRKVELLSHRDIADRLGIAVSTVEKQHARALRLLRAAMAARADTDHENLFSADQ, from the coding sequence GTGAAAAACCCCTCTGACATGCCCCCGGATGAGGAAACGAAACCGCCTACTCCCGACGGAGACTTTACGCGGTTATATAAATCGACGCTGTCGCCCTTGCGTCGCTACTTGGGCCGCCTGCTCGGCAATCACGCCGAAGCCGAGGAAATCGCGCACGACGCCTACGCCCGCATCTATCGGCAACCCGCGCACAAACCCGAGGCACTGCTTTACACCACGGCCCGCCGCCTCGCCATCAACCGCCTCAAACGCCGCGACATTTCCCCCATCGCGCCGACGGACGCTCCACTCGAAACGGCGGCGGCCCAGTCTCCCGATGTCACCCGTCAGGTCATGGCCCGTCAGGAACTCGAAATGCTCCGTGAGGCCATCAACGAACTTCCCACCGGCTGCCGCAACGTGCTGCTGTTGCGTAAAGTCGAACTCCTTTCCCACCGCGACATCGCGGATCGCCTCGGCATCGCCGTGAGCACCGTCGAAAAGCAACACGCCCGCGCCCTGCGCTTACTGAGAGCCGCCATGGCCGCCCGCGCCGATACTGACCACGAGAACCTTTTTTCCGCCGACCAATGA
- a CDS encoding class I SAM-dependent methyltransferase, with protein MPDPSLPPDPKQGEREYYARIGEEGLAHALGKPFSDDACNVNLANVAALFQLLPPPPARLVEFGCGVGWLTLLLARRGYPVHGVDIAPEAIDAANAARDRAGLDHLTYALADYEEFDGGGTYDVAYFYDALHHAEDAALAVRCAARALKPGGMLIAFEPGDGHHDTPEAREVVAKFGVHENDMPARQIIALAEAAGFDRHLRLPFPWDTFRHIYRSSYAGATDSRELRGKYWLGLGRLIRRAIGRQDDHSIVVSWKPTN; from the coding sequence ATGCCCGATCCGTCCCTTCCTCCCGACCCCAAACAAGGCGAACGTGAATACTACGCCCGGATCGGTGAGGAGGGACTGGCGCACGCGCTCGGCAAGCCGTTTTCCGACGACGCCTGCAACGTCAACCTGGCCAACGTCGCCGCGCTGTTTCAGCTCCTGCCGCCCCCGCCCGCCCGCCTCGTCGAGTTCGGATGTGGCGTCGGCTGGTTGACGCTTCTGCTCGCCCGCCGCGGCTACCCTGTCCACGGCGTTGACATTGCCCCGGAAGCGATCGACGCGGCCAACGCCGCCCGTGATCGCGCCGGCCTGGATCACCTCACCTACGCCCTCGCCGACTACGAAGAATTCGACGGCGGCGGCACCTACGATGTCGCTTATTTTTACGATGCCCTGCACCACGCCGAAGACGCGGCGCTCGCCGTGCGCTGTGCCGCCCGCGCCCTTAAACCCGGTGGCATGCTGATCGCCTTCGAACCCGGCGACGGTCACCACGACACACCGGAAGCCCGCGAGGTCGTCGCCAAATTTGGCGTGCACGAAAACGACATGCCCGCGCGCCAGATCATCGCCCTCGCCGAAGCCGCCGGGTTCGACCGCCACCTTCGCCTCCCCTTTCCGTGGGATACCTTTCGCCACATCTACCGCTCCAGCTACGCCGGCGCCACCGATAGTCGTGAATTGCGCGGCAAATACTGGCTCGGACTCGGTCGCCTCATCCGTCGCGCCATCGGCCGCCAGGACGACCACAGCATCGTGGTTTCTTGGAAACCGACCAACTGA
- a CDS encoding delta-60 repeat domain-containing protein produces MFLFFDPAAVLRRINPVLAALVLSSGVSAQSPDRSRFDATIGVVSPTATLPGRDHYPLLGSAITLAISALDGDTVAWSRSGLPIASANTAELHIATLTAADTGNYRAHITRDGFTYTSNPFTLNVAIPVQESIVDRSFSCPIATPNADDSFDLHLTRFDGAIGATLHGLGNSRQHGWIAADGSRFDVIMEEDGSSPASLLVGMYPDGSLVKRTTTGFVQINHDGTTTAMADPTGRFDTARWRVRQSDGGWIIGDSSHVAGLAPDGTITFERSLNTYGVLSIEGLEDAGLEDDRIILISGIGDDDSTYARQAHLLEADGSEVVGFHPIIFRGSRPVPLANGTWWDDTANGFNWYDPTGQLIRSVPRPPALSNTTVAPDGRLYVRGFAGELHRLLPDLSRDPTWMVSYSFGRWIDDFLFQPNGGIIVAGDFSNVGGHATRRVARLNASGTANGGTPVVYREAPLPWTFPGTATVYPYSRHASFTIDGEANGVGPLQFEWLRLDDGPPPQVRDQADLVFPRLTADYFGSYQLKVTGPHGFALSDVISLTPPGPALVNISGRGRVSAQTGQHLIAGFVIESDRPTSLQGAWSAQVFTRGVGPTLADFNVSHPLPDPFLRMSHLFGADIAVNDDWQPVGGPFFPARLGAFSLRPDSADAQLWELIPTGAFTSSVEAKAAQNGTALVEIYPSLNIDARLTNLSLRGRVGAGDDVLISGFVITDITDYQRTVRLLIRAVGPALSNFGVADACLDPRITLFNADGEVIALNEDWAHHDAVQIATLAAQLGAFPLPLDSTDAALLVELAPGAYTAHIDSSDGTDGEALLELYVIDDE; encoded by the coding sequence ATGTTCTTATTCTTCGATCCAGCTGCGGTTCTCCGCCGCATAAACCCCGTTCTGGCGGCCTTGGTGCTCAGTTCGGGCGTCTCCGCCCAATCGCCCGACCGTTCCCGATTCGATGCAACCATTGGGGTCGTTTCACCCACCGCCACCCTGCCCGGTCGCGATCACTATCCGTTGCTCGGCAGTGCCATCACACTCGCCATCTCCGCGCTGGATGGAGACACGGTGGCGTGGTCCCGGAGTGGCCTGCCCATCGCGTCAGCCAACACAGCCGAGCTGCATATCGCAACGCTCACTGCCGCCGACACCGGCAACTATCGCGCCCACATCACGCGCGATGGGTTCACCTACACCAGCAATCCGTTTACTCTGAACGTCGCGATCCCCGTGCAGGAAAGTATTGTCGATCGCAGCTTCAGTTGCCCGATTGCCACCCCCAACGCCGACGACAGTTTTGACCTCCATCTCACCCGGTTCGATGGCGCGATCGGCGCCACGCTCCACGGTCTCGGAAATTCTCGCCAACACGGTTGGATTGCGGCCGACGGCAGCCGGTTCGACGTGATCATGGAAGAAGATGGTAGCAGCCCTGCCTCTCTGTTGGTCGGCATGTATCCGGATGGTTCGCTCGTGAAACGCACCACCACCGGCTTTGTCCAAATCAACCACGACGGCACCACCACCGCCATGGCCGACCCAACCGGTCGCTTCGATACCGCCCGTTGGCGCGTGCGCCAATCCGATGGTGGATGGATAATCGGCGACTCATCCCATGTCGCCGGACTCGCCCCCGACGGCACCATCACTTTTGAGCGTTCGCTGAACACCTACGGTGTGCTTTCGATCGAGGGCTTGGAGGACGCCGGATTGGAAGACGACCGCATCATTCTGATCAGCGGCATCGGCGACGACGACTCAACCTACGCTCGCCAAGCCCATTTGCTGGAAGCCGACGGCAGCGAAGTGGTGGGTTTTCACCCCATCATCTTTCGGGGATCGCGTCCCGTGCCGCTCGCCAACGGCACGTGGTGGGATGACACTGCAAACGGCTTCAATTGGTATGATCCCACCGGACAATTGATTCGCTCCGTGCCTCGTCCCCCAGCGCTGTCCAACACCACCGTCGCGCCCGACGGCCGGCTCTACGTCAGAGGCTTCGCTGGCGAGCTTCACCGTCTCCTACCGGACCTTTCGCGCGACCCGACCTGGATGGTCTCATACTCATTCGGTCGTTGGATCGATGACTTTCTGTTTCAGCCCAATGGTGGGATCATCGTCGCGGGAGACTTTTCCAACGTCGGTGGCCACGCCACCCGGCGGGTCGCCCGATTGAACGCCTCCGGCACCGCCAACGGTGGCACCCCGGTGGTTTATCGCGAGGCTCCTCTCCCTTGGACGTTTCCCGGAACCGCCACCGTTTACCCCTACTCTCGCCACGCGTCGTTTACCATCGACGGCGAAGCCAACGGGGTCGGTCCGCTGCAATTCGAATGGCTCCGGCTCGACGACGGTCCGCCACCACAAGTCCGCGATCAGGCTGACCTCGTTTTCCCGCGGCTCACGGCGGACTACTTTGGCAGCTACCAACTCAAGGTCACCGGTCCGCACGGCTTCGCGCTGAGCGACGTTATCAGCCTGACTCCGCCCGGTCCGGCGCTGGTCAATATTTCCGGGCGGGGCCGCGTATCCGCTCAAACCGGACAACATTTGATCGCGGGGTTTGTGATCGAAAGCGATCGGCCGACCTCTTTGCAAGGCGCATGGTCGGCGCAAGTATTCACCCGCGGGGTCGGTCCGACTCTGGCCGACTTCAACGTCTCCCATCCCTTGCCGGACCCCTTCCTGCGAATGAGTCACCTCTTTGGAGCGGACATCGCCGTCAACGACGATTGGCAACCGGTGGGTGGCCCGTTTTTTCCCGCCCGCTTGGGGGCTTTCAGCCTGCGCCCAGACTCGGCCGATGCCCAGCTATGGGAGCTGATTCCCACCGGTGCGTTCACGTCCTCCGTCGAAGCCAAGGCCGCACAAAACGGCACCGCTTTGGTGGAAATCTACCCGAGCCTCAACATCGATGCCCGCCTGACCAACCTCTCCCTGCGCGGCCGGGTCGGAGCCGGCGACGATGTGCTCATCAGCGGTTTCGTGATCACCGACATCACCGACTATCAACGAACGGTGCGTCTCTTGATCCGTGCTGTCGGTCCGGCGCTGAGCAACTTCGGTGTCGCCGACGCCTGCCTCGATCCGCGCATCACTTTGTTCAATGCCGATGGTGAAGTCATCGCGCTCAACGAGGATTGGGCCCACCACGACGCGGTCCAGATTGCAACTCTGGCCGCCCAACTTGGCGCTTTCCCTCTCCCTCTCGACTCGACCGACGCCGCCCTGCTCGTCGAACTCGCGCCCGGAGCTTACACCGCCCATATCGACTCGTCCGACGGAACCGACGGAGAGGCGTTGCTCGAACTCTACGTCATAGACGACGAATAG
- a CDS encoding FecR family protein, producing MNTNPSPSDSSIEEAASLWAARLEGDGMSAADRTAFEAWLEADSRHRETLAEYCQISSDLEQQLPALVAAGNVTMPAVDPDPVRRSWRTGALGWLTAGLVAAAAAITIIATTGTADAVGPQSIATPIAQRQTVTLEDGTVVDLNAHTNIVVEQTKHERRVRLATGQAFFQVTKDASRPFIVETPAGAVRVTGTAFDVRTAPDGEIEVTVLEGSVQVHLGENNSRPATTPYVLRAGDQLTSQVGVPVRRHLTTADILDVLAWREGEIVSTNISLRELLARFAYYHGRGISAAPEVSNEPFAGRYGLDDLEVFFEDLELLRPVNVIHDPSGTYRVVPRN from the coding sequence ATGAACACGAATCCTTCACCTTCCGATTCTTCCATCGAGGAAGCGGCGTCGCTATGGGCGGCCCGGCTCGAAGGCGACGGCATGAGCGCCGCCGACCGCACGGCGTTCGAAGCCTGGCTCGAAGCCGACAGCCGTCACCGCGAAACATTGGCCGAATATTGCCAAATTTCCTCCGACTTGGAGCAACAGCTCCCTGCTCTGGTCGCCGCGGGCAACGTCACCATGCCCGCGGTCGACCCAGACCCGGTGCGTCGTTCTTGGCGCACCGGGGCCCTGGGGTGGCTCACCGCCGGGCTCGTGGCCGCCGCCGCCGCGATCACCATCATTGCCACCACCGGAACCGCCGATGCCGTCGGCCCGCAGAGTATCGCCACGCCGATCGCGCAGCGTCAGACCGTGACGCTCGAGGACGGCACCGTCGTTGATTTGAATGCCCATACCAACATTGTGGTGGAGCAGACGAAACACGAACGCCGCGTGCGCCTCGCCACGGGGCAGGCATTCTTCCAAGTCACCAAGGACGCGTCTCGTCCCTTCATCGTGGAAACGCCGGCCGGCGCCGTCCGCGTCACGGGCACCGCCTTTGATGTGCGCACCGCCCCCGACGGAGAAATCGAAGTCACCGTCCTCGAAGGCTCCGTGCAGGTGCATCTCGGCGAAAACAATTCCCGCCCCGCCACCACGCCTTACGTGCTGCGCGCCGGCGATCAACTCACCTCCCAGGTGGGCGTCCCGGTGCGTCGTCATCTCACCACCGCCGATATTCTCGATGTGCTGGCGTGGCGGGAGGGCGAAATCGTTTCCACCAACATTTCCCTCCGGGAGTTGCTGGCCCGCTTTGCCTACTACCATGGACGTGGCATCAGCGCGGCCCCCGAAGTGTCGAATGAACCTTTCGCCGGTCGCTACGGTCTCGACGATTTGGAAGTGTTTTTTGAGGACCTCGAACTACTCAGACCCGTCAACGTGATCCACGACCCCAGTGGCACCTACCGCGTCGTGCCCCGAAACTAA
- a CDS encoding acyl carrier protein, which yields MSAPALSNEELRDSLKRCRPEVVAAALAYRDHGDTHLLPLIVTGVIERFVEPDLRPRLRDADDTLRLSEDLGLDSLTMMEIILLTEDVFRINISAEELRGLCTLGQVKTFIACKARGLPLPTAEELLLGNWALRETR from the coding sequence ATGTCTGCACCTGCCCTATCGAACGAAGAACTGCGGGACTCGCTCAAGCGTTGCCGTCCCGAGGTTGTTGCCGCCGCCCTCGCGTATCGAGATCACGGCGACACCCACCTCCTGCCCTTGATTGTCACCGGTGTGATTGAACGTTTCGTGGAGCCCGACCTGCGTCCCCGCCTCCGCGACGCCGACGACACGTTGCGACTCAGTGAAGACCTCGGTCTCGATTCACTCACCATGATGGAGATCATCCTACTCACCGAAGACGTGTTTCGCATCAACATCTCGGCCGAGGAGCTCCGCGGCCTCTGCACCCTCGGCCAAGTCAAAACCTTCATTGCGTGCAAAGCCCGCGGACTCCCCTTGCCAACGGCGGAGGAACTCCTCCTGGGCAATTGGGCCCTGCGGGAAACGCGCTGA